A region of Bicyclus anynana chromosome 15, ilBicAnyn1.1, whole genome shotgun sequence DNA encodes the following proteins:
- the LOC112043164 gene encoding uncharacterized protein LOC112043164, with protein MIDHVYNEKSIDRIIKQNYQLEAEKIRNKHSQDLNHFIDWFENQPGHLKHVLQRLDKLRQEQVEPIVEIVAGVLSEHPKLEMLYNEKLNKTSELEKKLKRYKIICKLNCEDDEENDYIISKREIGEDFYCSSLEDLHKHITKNLDQFVIKINNITMNKLSSTDKIYEEIIEEIKSNLKDKALNEFGRTMYDILHLEDEYHHFVDNITSVDLFAAVYAIKSFGLHIDTKLLELEQAIEKYGKHCNSCSSKSLVRKARQANPELDTKQTAEQPSLVDGLLENKFKEIVDAVERDCKNIFNDLNVLIQNIDQVSGENWKPLQDELHAMTTAEREVLESLQNLASTKPIDILLEIIKKLQALLQFIYDILNNLP; from the exons ATGATAGATCATGTTTATAACGAAAAATCTATAGATAGAATCATAAAGCAAAACTATCAGTTAGAAGCGGAAAAAATACGGAATAAGCATTCACAGGACCTCAATCATTTTATTGATTGGTTTGAAAATCAACCTGGACATTTGAAACATGTTCTACAAAGATTGGATAAGCTACGACAAGAACAAGTAGAACCGATTGTTGAAATAGTTGCCGGTGTACTTAGTGAACATCCTAAATTAGAAATGTTATACAACGAGAAATTGAATAAAACTAGCGAATTGGAAAAGAAACTCAAGAGATACAAGATTATTTGTAAGCTTAATTGTGAAGATGATGAAGAAAACG ATTATATCATAAGCAAGCGAGAAATTGGGGAAGATTTTTATTGCAGTTCTTTGGAAGATTTACATAAGCATATTACTAAAAATCTCGATcagtttgttataaaaataaataacattacaatgAATAAACTATCTTCAACTGACAAGATATATGAGGAAATAATTGAAGAAATCAAGTCCAATTTAAAAGACAAAGCACTGAATGAGTTCGGTCGAACTATGTACGATATCCTTCACTTGGAAGACgagtaccatcattttgtggatAACATAACTTCCGTAGATTTATTCGCAGCTGTTTATGCTATTAAAAGCTTTGGACTTCATATAGATACAAAATTATTGGAATTGGAACAAGCTATTGAGAAATATGGGAAACATTGTAACAGTTGCAGCTCTA AATCCCTGGTAAGAAAAGCAAGACAGGCAAATCCAGAATTGGATACAAAACAGACAGCAGAACAACCAAGTCTCGTGGATGGATTGctggaaaataaatttaaagaaatcGTAGATGCAGTAGAAAGAgactgtaaaaatatatttaatgaccTAAACgtgttaatacaaaatattgatCAAGTTAGTGGAGAGAACTGGAAACCACTACAAGACGAATTACATGCAATGACTACCGCTGAGAGAGAGGTTTTGGAGTCTCTTCAAAACCTAGCCTCAACAAAACCTATTgatatattattggaaataattaAGAAGCTGCAAGCGTTATTGCAATtcatttatgatattttaaataatttgcctTAA